One stretch of Gordonia bronchialis DSM 43247 DNA includes these proteins:
- a CDS encoding trypsin-like peptidase domain-containing protein encodes MIRLSELPGGLEFGCSAGFGGRDRSGMQLVVTARHCGPERRSIPAYLGDSHLPDGWLVPSTVLAGNLDYSVVRLRPGRAVRSDPLAGPPAVGSTVCKTGRMSGTTCGPVLAVTPTAIIARVKVVWGDSGSPLRDAKGRIIAITSRADSARMPADQRRAFQQFVGSMTGISRTVAALFVRADAIVADLRSTVGFRANL; translated from the coding sequence ATGATCCGACTGTCAGAACTCCCTGGCGGCCTCGAGTTTGGTTGTTCTGCCGGCTTCGGCGGAAGAGACCGCTCTGGTATGCAGCTCGTAGTGACCGCGCGCCACTGCGGACCCGAAAGGCGCAGTATCCCTGCATATCTCGGCGATAGCCATTTGCCCGACGGTTGGCTGGTCCCGTCGACTGTGCTGGCCGGCAATCTCGACTACTCTGTGGTTCGCCTCCGGCCGGGGCGGGCAGTGCGCAGCGACCCACTGGCGGGCCCACCAGCGGTTGGCAGCACTGTCTGCAAGACCGGGCGGATGTCAGGGACAACCTGCGGTCCGGTCCTGGCAGTCACACCGACTGCCATCATCGCCAGAGTCAAAGTGGTCTGGGGCGATTCAGGATCTCCGTTGCGTGATGCCAAAGGACGCATCATCGCAATCACCAGCCGAGCCGATAGCGCCCGAATGCCAGCCGACCAGCGCCGAGCCTTCCAACAATTCGTCGGATCGATGACCGGCATATCACGCACCGTGGCAGCACTTTTCGTGCGCGCTGACGCAATCGTTGCCGATCTGCGCAGCACCGTCGGCTTCCGCGCCAACCTCTGA
- a CDS encoding phosphotransferase: MIATFTEVRERLNLPRDVRELARQSSHIVLGSDSTRLVYRVASDDASTPCMTQIGVLQSHYLAARMSAGGLNVVAPTSHHPLRPNGYIVSIYPMMEPMTGRGWMDSDPFILGAEMAKWADFDTVGMRRLNVPEYVRERIQTAYATTGTPTLLDAARLCDEELARLQVSYPWTELEQNTGCVHGDPHLGNLVRRVAGERPLFIDLDYVAAGPALFDLAIISMYQTRYNSEFPFAEIASGYASVAPNIDMDELFGLRMWKELSSQTQLLTRWSLEGIRGEFYSRATNGLGANWVNVIGTPVNSG; encoded by the coding sequence GTGATCGCAACCTTCACAGAAGTACGTGAACGACTGAACCTGCCCCGCGATGTTCGTGAGCTTGCGCGGCAGTCAAGCCACATCGTGCTCGGCTCCGATTCGACGAGGCTGGTGTACCGCGTTGCTTCAGACGACGCCAGCACGCCCTGTATGACCCAGATTGGGGTGCTTCAGTCTCACTATTTGGCCGCGCGAATGAGTGCTGGTGGGCTTAACGTGGTGGCGCCGACTTCGCATCATCCCTTACGCCCTAACGGTTATATCGTGTCAATCTATCCGATGATGGAGCCGATGACCGGTCGTGGATGGATGGACTCTGATCCATTTATTCTTGGCGCAGAAATGGCAAAATGGGCGGACTTCGACACTGTTGGCATGCGACGATTGAACGTTCCTGAGTACGTCCGCGAACGTATCCAAACGGCTTATGCGACAACTGGCACGCCAACCCTTCTGGATGCGGCAAGGCTATGCGATGAAGAACTCGCGCGCCTGCAAGTTTCGTACCCGTGGACGGAGCTGGAACAAAACACCGGCTGTGTCCACGGTGACCCTCACCTCGGCAACCTCGTCAGACGTGTAGCAGGAGAGAGGCCCCTATTCATCGACCTCGATTACGTGGCCGCTGGGCCCGCCTTATTCGACCTCGCCATAATCTCGATGTACCAAACTCGATACAATAGCGAGTTTCCGTTTGCGGAAATAGCTTCCGGGTACGCAAGCGTGGCCCCGAACATTGATATGGATGAGCTCTTCGGACTCCGGATGTGGAAGGAACTCTCCTCGCAAACGCAGCTGCTGACTCGCTGGAGTCTAGAAGGGATTCGTGGTGAATTCTATTCTCGTGCCACAAATGGATTGGGCGCGAACTGGGTCAATGTAATCGGAACGCCCGTAAATTCAGGGTAA
- a CDS encoding helix-turn-helix domain-containing protein has protein sequence MPVEVDETAILLALGRAITARRDELGLSQRGLATEAGLDRVFLRGIEDGTRKATVVTLIRLATALDTTAAALLADC, from the coding sequence ATGCCCGTCGAGGTCGACGAGACCGCCATCTTGCTCGCCCTGGGCCGAGCGATCACCGCACGCCGCGACGAACTCGGACTGAGCCAACGAGGCCTGGCAACCGAGGCCGGCCTCGATCGCGTCTTCCTGCGCGGGATCGAGGACGGTACCCGCAAGGCCACTGTGGTCACTCTGATACGGCTGGCCACTGCGCTGGACACCACTGCGGCTGCTCTGTTGGCCGACTGCTGA
- a CDS encoding RES family NAD+ phosphorylase: MFLRHAAPNRDAFAGGRGGRWGDTFPVIYLGRPLNSCIEEAYRHLVDEAGIPAHLVRARTLYSVRVDVTNVLDLRGDAAVDAVDLSQTDLESAVGDYERCQRVAAAAHQLEYHGIIAPAATGQGETLALFRQRLSATEMPTVIDREAWTTLPPRPGTSGPALRIVRS, from the coding sequence GTGTTCCTGCGACATGCGGCACCGAATCGCGACGCCTTCGCCGGTGGACGAGGCGGACGGTGGGGAGACACGTTCCCTGTCATCTACCTCGGTCGTCCACTCAACAGCTGCATCGAGGAGGCTTACCGGCATCTCGTCGACGAGGCCGGGATTCCAGCCCATCTGGTCAGGGCCCGCACCCTCTACAGCGTCCGGGTGGACGTAACCAACGTCCTGGATCTCCGGGGCGATGCTGCGGTCGATGCAGTCGACCTGTCCCAGACTGACCTGGAATCCGCGGTCGGGGATTACGAGCGATGTCAACGAGTCGCCGCGGCGGCCCACCAACTCGAATACCACGGGATCATCGCCCCGGCGGCGACAGGGCAAGGCGAAACCCTTGCCCTGTTTCGACAACGGCTTTCAGCCACTGAGATGCCGACGGTCATCGACCGCGAGGCGTGGACCACTCTGCCACCCCGGCCAGGCACGTCAGGGCCCGCTTTACGGATAGTTCGGAGCTAG
- a CDS encoding MlaD family protein — protein sequence MRTKMLWVLAAVFIVIAAVVLVGIAGRFLLRSFDDSMSSVWVTEDTDDAGRIAEAMGVRLNGSAVDYGQVTSQFQGSPMAYLVAKADNEVLRDRVIRQSRLQCATTDPATIAALRPTSRHGPPPSPSLMTCTRPPTVGYDATVPTGERGGDLTVWFDPKAGDRSTWLYISAVP from the coding sequence GTGCGTACCAAGATGTTGTGGGTGCTTGCTGCGGTTTTCATCGTCATCGCCGCGGTCGTGCTCGTCGGCATCGCTGGCCGGTTCCTTCTTCGCTCGTTCGACGACAGCATGTCCAGCGTATGGGTCACAGAAGACACCGACGATGCTGGACGGATTGCCGAAGCCATGGGTGTTCGTCTGAACGGCAGCGCCGTCGACTACGGGCAAGTGACCTCGCAGTTTCAGGGCTCGCCGATGGCCTATCTAGTGGCGAAAGCGGACAACGAGGTGTTGCGCGACAGAGTTATTCGGCAATCACGGCTTCAGTGCGCGACCACCGATCCGGCGACCATAGCCGCGCTACGCCCAACGTCACGCCACGGTCCGCCACCCTCGCCGAGTCTGATGACATGCACCAGGCCGCCCACAGTCGGCTATGACGCCACGGTGCCAACGGGGGAGCGCGGCGGCGACCTCACCGTATGGTTCGACCCGAAGGCCGGAGACCGCAGCACCTGGCTATACATCTCCGCCGTCCCCTAG
- a CDS encoding nucleotidyl transferase AbiEii/AbiGii toxin family protein, protein MAYASEDAFRAGLKARLVREARDSRFSRDELARAFTLHLFTARLFRSSDAKHWILTGGTALQFRAPQQARPTADADLATRLDAEHMQESLQRAARPGPGDFGHFDIRISPTDNPGLFAGHIRYIVAGQRFSDASLDLATHREMLFAAEETVPEPALRVDELDPMPVIRMQAVAEAIADKVAALYELHGPQGQTPSTRVHDLVDLAILTGTQRVDAAQLHTALRYQEQRRAITIPVPLVLPSPSWQRDYPDRAAHSGVPRELGTAERALAYTNTLIEPVLSGRVTSGQWDPGTGAWAPPTRSIADLLADTRSPQRAHTPTPPATTSPTPQPYSTDRARDTERGL, encoded by the coding sequence ATGGCCTATGCGTCGGAGGATGCGTTTCGCGCCGGGTTGAAAGCTCGACTGGTGCGCGAAGCCCGCGACAGCAGATTCAGCCGTGACGAACTGGCACGCGCCTTCACCCTGCACCTGTTCACCGCCCGACTGTTCCGGTCGTCTGATGCCAAGCACTGGATACTCACCGGCGGTACCGCACTACAGTTCCGGGCACCCCAGCAAGCTCGCCCGACCGCTGACGCGGACCTCGCCACCCGCCTCGACGCCGAACACATGCAGGAGTCATTGCAGCGTGCCGCCCGACCCGGCCCCGGAGACTTCGGGCACTTCGACATCCGCATCTCCCCCACCGACAACCCTGGACTGTTCGCTGGACACATCCGATACATCGTTGCCGGACAACGCTTCTCAGACGCTTCCCTCGACCTCGCCACGCACCGCGAGATGCTGTTCGCAGCCGAGGAAACCGTCCCTGAGCCAGCCTTGCGGGTCGACGAACTCGATCCCATGCCCGTGATCAGGATGCAGGCCGTGGCCGAAGCCATCGCCGATAAGGTTGCAGCTCTCTACGAGCTCCACGGACCCCAAGGGCAAACTCCCTCGACCCGCGTACACGATCTCGTCGACCTGGCGATCCTTACCGGCACCCAACGTGTCGATGCCGCGCAGTTGCACACGGCACTGCGTTATCAGGAACAACGCCGCGCCATCACGATCCCCGTCCCGCTGGTGCTCCCCAGTCCGAGCTGGCAACGGGACTATCCGGACCGCGCTGCCCACAGCGGAGTGCCGCGCGAGCTCGGTACCGCCGAGCGCGCACTGGCCTACACCAACACCCTCATCGAGCCGGTCTTGTCCGGACGAGTGACATCGGGACAATGGGACCCCGGCACAGGGGCATGGGCGCCGCCGACCCGATCGATCGCCGATCTGCTCGCTGACACCCGTAGCCCGCAACGGGCTCACACACCCACGCCACCGGCCACCACAAGCCCTACACCCCAACCATATTCAACCGACCGGGCGCGCGACACTGAGCGTGGATTGTGA
- a CDS encoding MbcA/ParS/Xre antitoxin family protein gives MYARVVADARRGLTVGEIGGVTHVSERSVHNWASGKSRPEGEQRDRLLELKYIVEGLSEVYEDEGIEIWLHARQRSLGGKSPLELLRNGQFDDVLEAVDRLAGGPRR, from the coding sequence GTGTACGCGCGGGTCGTCGCCGATGCGCGCCGCGGGCTGACTGTTGGTGAAATCGGCGGCGTCACCCACGTGTCGGAAAGGTCGGTCCACAACTGGGCGTCAGGGAAGAGTCGACCTGAAGGCGAGCAGCGCGACAGACTCCTCGAACTCAAGTACATCGTCGAAGGTCTGTCGGAGGTGTATGAGGATGAGGGAATCGAAATCTGGTTGCATGCGCGGCAACGCAGCCTTGGCGGAAAGTCGCCGTTAGAGCTACTCCGCAACGGCCAGTTTGACGACGTGCTCGAAGCGGTTGATCGGCTGGCGGGCGGACCCAGACGGTGA
- a CDS encoding IS3 family transposase (programmed frameshift), with amino-acid sequence MAGRKRHSAEDIVRKLRRADELAAEGKTGEEIAADLEVSAATLYNWRRQYGGMDGDAAKELKELREQNSRLKRLLADAELEKDALREIAKGKILSPTAKRAAIDMLKDVKSMSERMACKVVGLSRSAYRRLPQAHTPADPDAALREQLRTYARKNPRHGFRRAWAHLRFDDGIEINKKKVHRLWKEEGLQVRRAPRRKRAGQSSVPVVVADAPKVVWALDFQFDSTVDGKKIKIASMVDEHTRMSLLNIVDRSIPAERLIEELEKTFAIWGGPPMVLRMDNGPEFISEALQAFCAGSVGISYIPPGTPWNNGFIESFNNRLRDECLNRNCWPTLIEARVVIDDFKDDHNHRHRHSALGYQTPAEYAAGCTHQHHPVGCEID; translated from the exons ATGGCAGGACGGAAGCGTCATTCGGCGGAGGACATCGTGCGCAAATTGCGCCGGGCCGATGAGTTGGCCGCGGAAGGCAAGACCGGCGAGGAAATCGCTGCCGATCTTGAGGTGTCGGCGGCCACGTTGTACAACTGGCGCCGCCAGTACGGCGGTATGGACGGCGACGCCGCCAAGGAACTCAAAGAGCTGCGCGAGCAGAACAGCCGACTCAAGCGGCTGCTCGCCGATGCCGAGCTCGAGAAAGACGCGCTGCGGGAGATCGCCA AAGGGAAAATTCTGAGCCCGACCGCCAAACGCGCCGCCATCGACATGCTCAAGGACGTCAAGAGCATGTCAGAACGCATGGCGTGCAAGGTAGTTGGGCTTTCCCGTTCCGCCTATCGACGGCTGCCGCAAGCGCACACCCCGGCCGACCCCGACGCCGCACTGCGCGAGCAGCTACGCACGTATGCCCGCAAGAACCCCCGGCACGGGTTCCGGCGCGCGTGGGCACACCTGCGCTTCGACGACGGCATCGAGATCAACAAGAAGAAAGTGCACCGGTTGTGGAAAGAAGAGGGCCTGCAAGTGCGGCGCGCTCCGCGCCGCAAACGCGCCGGCCAGTCATCGGTCCCGGTCGTTGTCGCGGACGCACCGAAAGTGGTATGGGCATTGGACTTTCAGTTCGATTCCACCGTGGATGGGAAGAAGATCAAGATCGCGTCCATGGTTGACGAACACACCCGGATGTCGCTGCTGAACATCGTGGACCGCTCGATTCCGGCTGAGCGGTTGATCGAGGAGTTGGAGAAGACGTTCGCGATCTGGGGTGGCCCGCCGATGGTGCTGCGCATGGACAACGGCCCTGAGTTCATCTCAGAAGCCCTGCAGGCGTTCTGTGCAGGGTCGGTGGGGATCTCCTACATTCCGCCCGGCACACCGTGGAACAACGGGTTCATCGAGTCGTTCAACAACCGGTTGCGCGATGAGTGTTTGAACCGCAACTGCTGGCCCACACTGATCGAGGCCCGCGTGGTCATCGACGACTTCAAAGACGACCACAACCACCGACACCGGCACTCGGCGCTGGGCTACCAAACGCCGGCCGAGTACGCTGCCGGATGCACCCACCAACATCACCCCGTGGGCTGCGAGATCGACTGA
- a CDS encoding type IV toxin-antitoxin system AbiEi family antitoxin domain-containing protein, whose translation MRTGDGGWSAVRELADRQFGLFTTAQARERGVAAYELARMAHRDLIMRVHHGVYEVPESDAWMTFGDWAAQWLALHPAADIESRRADPDCVISHAAAAQMLRLGTITASGLELSGPHRINVRDHTVRTWRRPIGERGRDWDLVDGLPVTTPRRTITDLLMSYGDGGHLGTALHTCLTEELLDVAELTALCERAAPRWDHTSGEDLVSSLLQQAQMPTTAGATAR comes from the coding sequence ATGAGGACTGGCGATGGTGGATGGTCCGCGGTCCGTGAGCTGGCGGATCGTCAGTTCGGCCTGTTCACCACCGCTCAGGCCCGCGAACGGGGTGTAGCAGCCTATGAGCTGGCCCGGATGGCCCACCGCGATCTCATCATGCGCGTGCACCACGGCGTCTACGAAGTGCCGGAATCGGACGCCTGGATGACCTTCGGCGATTGGGCCGCCCAATGGCTGGCCTTGCACCCTGCGGCCGACATCGAGTCCCGCCGAGCTGACCCGGACTGCGTCATCAGCCATGCGGCCGCCGCGCAGATGTTGCGCCTGGGCACGATCACAGCCTCCGGCCTCGAGCTGAGTGGACCGCACCGGATCAACGTCCGAGACCACACAGTCCGGACCTGGCGCCGGCCGATCGGTGAGCGCGGCCGCGACTGGGACCTGGTCGACGGACTGCCCGTAACGACACCCCGACGCACGATCACCGATCTGCTGATGTCCTACGGCGATGGCGGCCACCTCGGTACAGCGCTGCACACATGCCTGACCGAAGAACTGCTCGACGTCGCCGAACTCACCGCGCTGTGTGAACGCGCGGCTCCGCGCTGGGATCACACCAGCGGCGAGGACCTGGTGTCGTCACTGCTGCAGCAGGCGCAAATGCCGACCACCGCCGGCGCGACCGCTCGCTGA
- a CDS encoding DNA methyltransferase: protein MSATGVDRGEVLRRLRDFATHWSGTVAKWESTAAPHTEKSYAQSFWSDLLGCFGINASRRDLFERDALRATTGRGGYIDVFQSGVFIGEAKSVGADLVKAHDQALDYLAGGSIGQHEFPKYVLVTDFARIRIDRLGDESWSVEFPVGQSPEHLDELLFLAGHETVTRAEEQDASIHAARLMAGLYAAMVGDDADAPVADGAAQDPDEEDAAVQHASMFLTRILFLLYGDDAGLWEADLFYRWVDQTTTADTLGGQLVTLFQVLNTPAERRPRTLPDLIARFPFVNGALFLDTMPADFFTHDMREALLAACRFRWTRISPAIFGAMFQLVKSREARRTAGEHYTTEDNILKTIGPLFLDTYRARADRLIANKSTSAAQLAAFQDELASNIYVDPACGSGNFLNVAYAKLREIETDIIVERRRRLGETGMSLDATLEQKLTIDRFHGFEINWWPAKIAETAMFLVDHQANLNLAEAIGQAPERLPITITAHITHADALDLDWKAQLPAVAGQTFVFGNPPFLGHATRTDDQAEQLRRAWGTRDISRLDYVTAWHAKTLDLLAQRPGAFAFVTTNSIVQGDQVPRLFGPITANGWRIAFAHRTFAWDSQAPGKAAVHCVIVGFTKDLTVKQRLFTYPSPKADPEPVQVTTDINAYLVDAPAVLITKRNRPLSPEIVPAVFGNMARDEGNLIVENDDYPSVIADPVAAQYVRPFIGSRELLHNLPRWCLWLVDMDPADIKRSPILKERLEKVALMRSRSKAASTRAMASTPHLFGQRSHRDVPHLCLPKVCSETRPYYIAAAISPTTIASDLTFTIEDTDGLQFALVSSAMFIAWQKAIGGRLESRVRFANTLTWNTFPVPALTSATRAKIIAAGRGILAARALHPNRSLAEAYNPLAMDPELLKAHHRLDKEVDTALGASRRLNNERQRLELLFELYRNLSADA from the coding sequence TTGTCAGCAACGGGTGTAGACCGCGGAGAGGTACTCCGCCGGCTTCGCGATTTCGCGACTCACTGGTCAGGCACGGTTGCCAAATGGGAGAGCACAGCAGCACCTCACACTGAGAAAAGCTATGCCCAGTCGTTCTGGTCTGATCTGCTCGGCTGCTTCGGCATTAACGCCTCCCGGCGTGACTTGTTCGAGCGTGACGCGTTGCGCGCTACGACCGGCCGCGGCGGCTACATCGACGTCTTCCAATCCGGAGTGTTCATCGGCGAAGCGAAATCGGTGGGTGCTGACCTGGTGAAGGCACACGACCAGGCATTGGATTATCTGGCCGGCGGTTCGATCGGCCAACACGAATTCCCTAAGTATGTGCTGGTCACAGACTTCGCCCGGATTCGCATCGACCGCCTCGGCGACGAGTCATGGTCGGTCGAGTTCCCCGTCGGGCAGAGCCCAGAGCATCTCGACGAACTGCTGTTTCTCGCCGGTCACGAGACAGTCACTCGCGCCGAGGAACAGGACGCCTCGATCCACGCCGCGCGACTCATGGCTGGTCTTTATGCCGCCATGGTCGGTGACGATGCCGACGCCCCGGTCGCTGACGGCGCCGCGCAGGATCCCGACGAGGAGGACGCCGCCGTCCAGCACGCCTCGATGTTCCTGACCCGTATTCTATTTCTGCTCTATGGCGACGATGCCGGCCTGTGGGAGGCAGACCTGTTCTACCGGTGGGTCGATCAGACCACCACCGCCGACACCCTGGGCGGTCAACTCGTCACCCTGTTCCAGGTCCTCAATACCCCCGCCGAGCGGCGCCCCCGCACGCTACCCGACCTGATCGCCCGTTTCCCTTTCGTCAACGGTGCACTGTTCCTCGACACCATGCCAGCGGATTTCTTCACCCACGACATGCGTGAAGCTCTGCTGGCTGCCTGCCGGTTCCGGTGGACCCGCATCAGCCCGGCGATCTTCGGGGCGATGTTCCAGCTGGTGAAGTCTCGGGAGGCGCGGCGCACCGCGGGCGAGCACTACACCACCGAAGACAACATCCTCAAAACCATTGGGCCTCTGTTCCTTGACACCTACCGGGCCCGCGCTGACCGTCTGATCGCGAACAAGTCCACCAGCGCCGCCCAACTCGCCGCCTTCCAGGACGAACTGGCATCGAACATCTATGTCGATCCCGCCTGTGGCTCCGGCAACTTCCTCAACGTCGCCTACGCCAAGCTGCGTGAAATCGAAACCGACATCATCGTCGAACGTCGCCGCCGACTCGGCGAGACCGGAATGTCGCTCGATGCCACCCTCGAACAGAAGCTGACCATCGACCGCTTCCATGGATTCGAAATCAACTGGTGGCCAGCGAAAATCGCCGAGACCGCGATGTTCCTTGTCGACCACCAGGCCAACCTCAACCTCGCCGAAGCGATTGGGCAAGCCCCCGAACGCCTTCCCATCACCATCACCGCGCATATCACCCACGCAGACGCCCTCGACCTCGACTGGAAAGCGCAACTGCCGGCCGTAGCGGGCCAGACGTTCGTCTTCGGCAACCCACCGTTCCTCGGCCACGCCACCCGCACCGACGACCAAGCCGAGCAGCTACGTCGCGCGTGGGGCACCCGCGACATCAGCCGGCTCGACTACGTGACAGCCTGGCACGCCAAGACCCTCGACCTCCTCGCGCAGCGACCTGGCGCGTTCGCGTTCGTCACCACCAACTCAATCGTGCAGGGCGACCAGGTGCCACGGCTGTTCGGACCGATCACCGCCAACGGTTGGCGTATCGCATTCGCCCACCGCACCTTCGCCTGGGACTCCCAAGCGCCCGGCAAAGCCGCTGTCCACTGCGTCATCGTCGGTTTCACCAAGGACCTGACAGTCAAACAGCGACTGTTCACCTATCCATCACCGAAAGCCGACCCAGAACCGGTGCAGGTCACCACCGACATCAACGCCTACCTCGTCGACGCACCGGCGGTGCTGATCACCAAACGCAATCGACCACTCTCACCCGAGATCGTGCCTGCGGTCTTCGGCAACATGGCCCGTGACGAGGGAAACCTCATCGTCGAGAACGACGACTACCCCTCCGTCATCGCCGATCCGGTCGCTGCGCAGTACGTGCGTCCGTTCATCGGTTCACGGGAGCTGCTCCACAATCTGCCGCGCTGGTGCCTATGGCTCGTGGACATGGACCCCGCCGACATCAAACGCAGCCCCATCCTCAAAGAGCGTCTGGAAAAGGTCGCGCTCATGCGATCCAGAAGCAAAGCCGCAAGTACCCGCGCTATGGCATCGACCCCGCACCTGTTCGGCCAGCGTTCCCACCGCGACGTACCTCACCTGTGCCTGCCGAAAGTGTGCAGCGAGACACGCCCGTACTACATCGCCGCGGCGATCAGCCCGACCACCATCGCCAGCGATCTCACGTTCACCATCGAAGACACCGACGGCCTACAATTCGCTCTCGTATCGTCAGCGATGTTCATCGCCTGGCAGAAGGCCATCGGCGGCCGCCTGGAATCACGAGTCCGATTCGCAAACACGCTGACGTGGAACACCTTTCCCGTCCCGGCACTGACATCAGCGACTCGCGCAAAGATCATTGCCGCCGGACGCGGAATTCTCGCCGCCCGCGCACTACACCCCAACCGCAGCCTCGCCGAGGCATACAACCCCCTCGCCATGGACCCAGAACTCCTCAAGGCACACCACCGTCTCGACAAAGAAGTCGACACAGCCCTCGGTGCGAGCCGACGGCTCAACAACGAGCGGCAACGGCTGGAACTGCTCTTCGAGCTCTACCGCAACCTCTCCGCCGACGCCTAA
- a CDS encoding 8-oxoguanine DNA glycosylase OGG fold protein, producing the protein MSIALTALFPDGLVPDREWVLGQSIRFDPAAVRARLPDAAMWPDELDSVPAGSGRYRLVSRRDVFEVATRAVHDGSPTAAAQLHVACVVWGTSPGLTMVRALRPLSQPDAADKLAKALAVVRSEGPVSAYRALSGRNRLKITGLAAGFFTKFLYFGGYDANALMGRPLIYDSRVVDSLRRMTTDAWEIDGPADMYGRYLDLAADWAHDFNTTPDVIERALFGR; encoded by the coding sequence ATGTCGATCGCGTTGACTGCCTTGTTTCCCGACGGTTTGGTTCCCGATCGCGAATGGGTGCTGGGCCAATCAATCCGGTTCGATCCGGCTGCGGTGCGCGCACGCTTGCCGGATGCTGCGATGTGGCCTGACGAGCTCGACAGTGTGCCGGCGGGCAGTGGTCGCTATCGACTGGTTTCACGCCGCGACGTCTTTGAGGTCGCAACCCGAGCGGTGCACGACGGGTCGCCGACCGCAGCGGCGCAACTGCACGTGGCGTGTGTGGTGTGGGGTACGAGTCCGGGCCTGACGATGGTGCGGGCGCTGCGGCCCCTCAGCCAGCCCGACGCCGCAGACAAGCTCGCCAAGGCGCTGGCTGTGGTGCGGTCCGAGGGGCCGGTCAGCGCCTACAGAGCCTTGAGTGGCCGCAACCGGCTGAAGATCACCGGACTGGCGGCGGGTTTCTTCACCAAGTTTCTCTACTTCGGCGGGTACGACGCGAATGCGTTGATGGGCCGCCCGCTGATCTATGACAGCAGGGTGGTCGACAGTCTGCGTCGAATGACCACAGACGCGTGGGAGATCGACGGCCCTGCTGACATGTACGGCCGCTACCTTGATCTGGCCGCGGACTGGGCCCACGACTTCAACACCACCCCGGATGTGATCGAACGCGCACTGTTCGGCCGCTAA